In Leucoraja erinacea ecotype New England chromosome 11, Leri_hhj_1, whole genome shotgun sequence, the following are encoded in one genomic region:
- the LOC129701745 gene encoding protein Wnt-8-like → MLCRSELEHNHPRSVNNFLMTGPKAFLTYSSSLAAGAESGIDECKHQFAWERWNCPESALQLSTHNGLRSATRETSFVHAISSAGVMYTLTRNCSLGDFDNCGCDESKSGQGGGRGWVWGGCSDNVEFGERISKQFVDALETGQDSRAAMNLHNNEAGRSAVKDTMKRTCKCHGVSGSCSIQTCWLQLAGFRDIGNFLKVKHEQAVKIDLEKRRMKGGNSADNRAAIAGVFSAVLHTELVYLEDSPDYCVRNASLGLQGTEGRECLQSSKNLSQWERRSCRRLCGECALRPEERKTEIVSSCNCKFHWCCTVRCEQCRQIVTKYYCSQREKNRSFNNNRRKNRARSW, encoded by the exons GTCCGTAAACAACTTTTTGATGACTGGACCCAAG GCGTTCCTCACCTACTCCAGCAGCTTGGCTGCCGGAGCAGAATCTGGCATTGACGAATGTAAGCACCAGTTCGCTTGGGAACGCTGGAATTGTCCAGAGAGCGCACTGCAACTGTCGACCCACAATGGCCTCCGCAGCG CCACGAGAGAAACCTCTTTTGTGCATGCGATAAGTTCTGCAGGGGTCATGTATACATTGACGAGAAACTGCAGTCTTGGTGACTTCGACAACTGTGGATGCGATGAATCGAAAAGTGGCCAGGGTG gTGGTCGAGGCTGGGTTTGGGGAGGATGCAGTGATAATGTTGAATTTGGGGAAAGGATTTCTAAACAGTTTGTCGATGCTCTGGAGACGGGGCAGGATTCCAGAGCCGCTATGAACCTCCACAATAACGAGGCGGGAAGAAGT GCTGTGAAAGACACCATGAAGCGAACTTGCAAGTGTCACGGGGTGTCGGGAAGCTGCAGTATCCAGACATGTTGGCTCCAGTTGGCTGGTTTTCGAGATATCGGCAACTTCTTGAAGGTGAAACACGAACAAGCCGTTAAGATTGATTTAGAAAAGCGCCGGATGAAAGGAGGGAACAGCGCGGATAACCGCGCAGCGATCGCGGGGGTGTTCAGCGCCGTCCTTCACACTGAACTCGTCTACTTGGAGGACTCTCCGGATTATTGCGTCCGTAACGCCTCGCTGGGGCTGCAGGGGACGGAAGGAAGGGAATGCCTCCAAAGTAGCAAGAACCTCTCCCAGTGGGAGAGGAGGAGttgcagacggctgtgcggagAGTGCGCTCTCAGGCCGGAGGAGAGGAAAACGGAGATTGTTAGCAGTTGCAACTGCAAATTCCACTGGTGTTGCACCGTCAGATGCGAGCAATGCAGGCAAATCGTGACCAAATACTATTGCTCCCAGCGGGAGAAAAATAGATCGTTCAACAATAACAGGCGTAAAAACCGGGCTCGGAGTTGGTGA